A single Harpia harpyja isolate bHarHar1 chromosome 6, bHarHar1 primary haplotype, whole genome shotgun sequence DNA region contains:
- the OPN1SW gene encoding LOW QUALITY PROTEIN: short-wave-sensitive opsin 1 (The sequence of the model RefSeq protein was modified relative to this genomic sequence to represent the inferred CDS: deleted 1 base in 1 codon) — MSGDEEFYLFKNGSSVGPWTVPNITSLAPWAFYLQTAFMGFVFLVGTPLNAIVLVVTVKYKKLRQPLNYILVNISFSGFISCIFSVFTVFVSSSQGYFVFGKHMCSLEASWGPPEVGGGLVTGWSLAFWLSSATIVICKPFGNFRFSSKHALMVVVATWVIGVGVAIPPFFGWSRYVPEGLQCSCGPDWYTVGTKYKSEYYTWFLFIFCFIVPLSLIIFSYSQLLSALRAVAAQQQESATTQKAEREVSRMVVVMVGSFCLCYVPYAALAMYMVNNRNHGLDLRLVTIPAFFSKSACVYNPIIYCFMNKQFRACIMETVCGKPMTDDSDISSSAQRTEVSSVSSSQVSPS, encoded by the exons aTGTCGGGTGACGAAGAGTTTTACCTCTTCAAGAACGGGTCCTCGGTGGGACCTTGGACGGTCCCCAATATCACATCGCTCGCGCCGTGGGCGTTCTACCTGCAGACCGCCTTCATGGGCTTCGTCTTCTTGGTGGGCACCCCCCTCAACGCCATCGTC CTGGTCGTCACCGTCAAGTACAAGAAGCTGAGGCAACCCCTCAACTACATCTTGGTGAACATCTCCTTCAGCGGCTTCATCTCCTGCATCTTCAGCGTCTTCACCGTCTTCGTCTCCAGCTCCCAGGGTTACTTCGTCTTCGGCAAGCACATGTGTTCCTTGGAGGCTTCGTGGGGGCCACCGGAGGTAGGTGGGG ggctggtgACGGGGTGGTCCTTGGCCTTCTGGCTTTCGAGCGCTACAATCGTCATCTGCAAACCCTTCGGCAACTTCCGCTTCAGCTCCAAGCACGCCctgatggtggtggtggccaCCTGGGTCATCGGCGTCGGCGTCGCCATCCCCCCGTTCTTCGGGTGgagcag GTACGTGCCCGAGGGGCTGCAGTGCTCCTGCGGCCCCGACTGGTACACGGTGGGCACCAAGTACAAGAGCGAGTACTACACCTGGTTCCTCTTCATCTTCTGCTTCATCGTGCCCCTCTCCCTCATCATCTTCTCCTACTCCCAGCTGCTCAGCGCCCTGCGGGCC GTGGCCGCGCAGCAGCAGGAGTCGGCCACGACGCAGAAGGCGGAGCGGGAGGTGTCCCgcatggtggtggtgatggtgggctccttctgcctctgctACGTGCCCTACGCGGCCCTGGCCATGTATATGGTGAACAACCGGAACCACGGCCTCGACCTGCGCCTGGTCACCATCCCTGCCTTCTTCTCCAAGAGCGCCTGCGTCTACAACCCCATCATTTACTGCTTCATGAACAAACAG TTCCGCGCCTGCATCATGGAGACGGTCTGCGGGAAGCCCATGACGGACGACTCGGACATCTCCAGCTCGGCCCAGAGGACGGAGGTCTCATCCGTCTCCTCCAGCCAGGTCAGCCCCAGCTGA
- the CALU gene encoding calumenin isoform X1, with the protein MTIPQLLLCLSLSMLCISSKPTEKKDRVHHDPQLSDKVHDDAQNFDYDHDAFLGADEAKTFDQLTPEESKERLGKIVSKIDEDKDGFVTVEELKDWIKFAQKRWIYEDVERQWKGHDLNEDGLISWEEYKNATYGYILDDPDPDDGFNYKQMMVRDERRFKMADKDGDLTATKEEFTAFLHPEEYDYMKDIVVQETMEDIDKNGDGYIDLEEYIGDMYSHDGDADEPEWVKTEREQFVEFRDKNRDGKMDKEETKDWILPSDYDHAEAEARHLVYESDQNKDGKLTKEEIVEKYDLFVGSQATDFGEALVRHDEF; encoded by the exons ATGACCATCCCTCAGCTCCTCCTGTGCCTGTCTCTCTCCATGCTCTGCATCTCGAGCAAACCCACCGAGAAGAAGGACCGGGTTCACCATGACCCGCAGCTCAGTGACAAGGTCCACGATGATGCGCAGAACTTTGACTACGACCACGACGCTTTCCTTGGTGCGGATGAGGCCAAAACCTTTGATCAGCTCACGCCGGAGGAGAGCAAGGAGAGACTCGG AAAGATTGTAAGTAAAATAGATGAAGACAAAGACGGGTTTGTAACTGTGGAAGAGCTGAAAGACTGGATTAAGTTTGCACAAAAGCGCTGGATATACGAGGATGTAGAGCGGCAGTGGAAAGGGCACGACCTCAATGAGGACGGCCTCATTTCTTGGGAGGAATATAAAAATGCCACCTACGGCTACATCTTAG ATGACCCAGACCCTGATGATGGGTTTAATTATAAACAAATGATGGTGCGAGATGAACGACGCTTCAAGATGGCTGACAAGGATGGAGACTTGACTGCCACCAAGGAAGAGTTCACCGCCTTTCTGCACCCTGAAGAGTACGATTACATGAAAGATATAGTCGTGCAG GAAACCATGGAGGACATCGACAAGAACGGGGACGGCTACATTGATCTGGAGGAATACATAG GTGACATGTACAGCCACGACGGGGACGCCGACGAGCCTGAGTGGGTGAAAACAGAGAGGGAGCAATTCGTGGAATTCAGAGACAAGAACCGCGACGGCAAAATGGACAAGGAGGAAACCAAAGATTGGATCCTTCCTTCGGATTACGACCATGCCGAGGCGGAAGCGCGGCACCTCGTCTACGAATCCGACCAGAACAAG GACGGCAAGCTGACCAAAGAGGAGATCGTGGAGAAGTACGACTTGTTTGTGGGGAGTCAGGCCACAGACTTCGGGGAGGCCTTGGTGCGACACGATGAATTTTAA
- the LRRC4 gene encoding LOW QUALITY PROTEIN: leucine-rich repeat-containing protein 4 (The sequence of the model RefSeq protein was modified relative to this genomic sequence to represent the inferred CDS: inserted 2 bases in 1 codon; deleted 11 bases in 9 codons): protein MKLLWQVTVHHTTRRRAWRAALVSYLTVHAWILYVAAASPGPQSCPSVCSCSNQFSKVVCTRRGLAEVPPGIPSNTRYLNLMENNIQMIQADTFRHLHHLEVLQLGRNAIRQIEVGAFNGLASLNTLELFDNWLTVIPSGAFEYLSKLRELWLRNNPIESIPSYAFNRVPSLMRLDLGELKKLEYISEGAFEGLYNLKYLNLGMCNIKDMPNLTPLVGLEELEMSGNNFPEIKPGSFHGLKSLKKLWIMNSQINLIERNAFDDLTALVELNLAHNNLSSLPHDLFAPLRYLVELHLHHNPWDCDCDILWLSWWLREYIPTNSTCCGRCHAPLHMRGRFLVEVDQTSFQCSAPFIMDAPMDLNISEGRVAELKCRTPSMSSVRWLLPNGTVLSHASSHPRISVLNDGTLNFSHVLLTDTGVYTCMVTNVAGNSNASAYLNVSTAELNTSNYSFFTTVTVETTEISPEDISPKFTKPVPTTSTGYQPAYTTTTTVLVQTTRTPKQVAVPTADSGDKMQTSLDEVMKTTKIIIGCFVAVTLLAAAMLIVFYKLRKRHQQRSTVTAARTVEIIQVDEDIPAXAATATAAATAGVSGEGAVVLPAIHDHINYNTYKPAHGAHWTENSLGNSLQPPPTTLSEPYIIQTHTKEKVQETQI from the exons ATGAAGCTCTTGTGGCAGGTAACTGTGCACcacaccacc cgccgccgcgcctgGAGAGCTGCCCTGGTCTCCTACCTGACGGTACACGCGTGGATCCTATACGttgccgccgcctcccccggaCCCCAGAGCTGCCCCTCCGTTTGCTCCTGCAGTAACCAGTTCAGCAAGGTGGTCTGCACCCGTCGCGGCCTCGCCGAGGTCCCCCCCGGCATCCCCTCCAACACGCGGTACCTCAACCTCATGGAGAACAACATCCAGATGATCCAGGCGGACACTTTCCGCCACCTGCATCACCTGGAGGTCCTGCAGTTGGGCAGGAACGCCATCCGGCAGATCGAGGTGGGGGCTTTCAACGGGCTGGCCAGCCTCAACACCTTGGAGCTCTTTGACAACTGGTTGACCGTCATCCCCAGC GGGGCCTTCGAGTACCTCTCC AAGCTGCGGGAGCTGTGGTTGAGGAACAACCCCATCGAGAGCATCCCCTCGTACGCCTTCAACCGGGTGCCCTCCCTCATGCGCCTGGACCTGGGCGAGCTGAAGAAGCTGGAGTACATCTCCGAGGGGGCTTTCGAGGGGTTGTACAACCTCAAGTACCTGAACCTGGGGATGTGCAACATTAAGGACATGCCCAACCTGACGCCCttggtggggctggaggagctggagatgTCGGGCAACAACTTCCCCGAGATCAAACCGGGCTCCTTCCACGGGCTCAAGTCCCTCAAGAAGCTCTGGATTATGAACTCGCAGATCAACCTGATCGAGCGGAACGCCTTCGACGACCTGACGGCGCTGGTGGAGCTCAACCTGGCCCACAAcaacctctcctccctgccccacgaCCTCTTCGCCCCGCTGCGGTACCTGGTGGAGCTCCACCTGCACCACAACCCCTGGGACTGCGACTGCGACATCCTCTGGCTGTCGTGGTGGTTGCGGGAGTACATCCCCACCAACTCCACCTGCTGCGGGCGCTGCCATGCCCCCCTGCACATGCGGGGCAGG TTCCTGGTGGAGGTGGACCAGACCTCCTTCCAGTGCTCGGCGCCCTTCATCATGGACGCCCCCATGGACCTCAACATCTCCGAGGGGCGGGTGGCCGAGCTCAAGTGTCGAACTCCTTCCATGTCCTCCGTTAGGTGGTTGCTGCCTAACGGGACGGTCCTGAGCCACGCGTCCAGCCACCCGCGCATCTCCGTCCTCAACGACGGCACCTTGAACTTCTCCCACGTCCTGTTGACGGACACCGGGGTTTACACCTGCATGGTGACCAACGTGGCGGGGAACTCCAACGCCTCGGCCTACCTCAACGTGAGCACGGCCGAGCTCAACACCTCCAACTACAGCTTCTTCACCACCGTCACGGTGGAGACCACCGAGATCTCCCCGGAAGACATCTCCCCCAAGTTCACCAAGCCCGTGCCCACC ACGTCGACGGGCTACCAGCCGGcgtacaccaccaccaccaccgtccTGGTCCAGACCACGCGG ACGCCCAAGCAGGTGGCGGTACCCACCGCCGACTCCGGCGACAAGATGCAGACCAGCCTGGACGAGGTGATGAAGACCACCAAGATCATCATCGGTTGCTTCGTGGCG GTGACGCTCCTGGCCGCGGCCATGCTCATCGTCTTCTACAAACTCCGGAAG CGGCACCAGCAACGCAGCACCGTGACGGCCGCCCGGACGGTCGAGATCATCCAGGTGGACGAGGACATCCCCGC GGCGGCGACGGCGACCGCGGCGGCCACCGCCGGCGTATCAGGTGAGGGGGCAGTCGTGCTGCCCGCCATTCATGACCACATTAACTACAACACCTACAAACCGGCACACGGGGCCCACTGGACAGAGAACAGCTTGGGGAACTCTCTGCAACCCCCCCCG ACCACCCTCTCTGAACCCTATATAATTCAGACCCACACCAAGGAGAAAGTACAGGAAACCCAGATATGA
- the CALU gene encoding calumenin isoform X2 — MTIPQLLLCLSLSMLCISSKPTEKKDRVHHDPQLSDKVHDDAQNFDYDHDAFLGADEAKTFDQLTPEESKERLGMIVDKIDTDKDGFVTEGELKAWIKKAQKKYVYDSVERQWQEFDMNQDGFISWDEYRNVTYGTYLDDPDPDDGFNYKQMMVRDERRFKMADKDGDLTATKEEFTAFLHPEEYDYMKDIVVQETMEDIDKNGDGYIDLEEYIGDMYSHDGDADEPEWVKTEREQFVEFRDKNRDGKMDKEETKDWILPSDYDHAEAEARHLVYESDQNKDGKLTKEEIVEKYDLFVGSQATDFGEALVRHDEF; from the exons ATGACCATCCCTCAGCTCCTCCTGTGCCTGTCTCTCTCCATGCTCTGCATCTCGAGCAAACCCACCGAGAAGAAGGACCGGGTTCACCATGACCCGCAGCTCAGTGACAAGGTCCACGATGATGCGCAGAACTTTGACTACGACCACGACGCTTTCCTTGGTGCGGATGAGGCCAAAACCTTTGATCAGCTCACGCCGGAGGAGAGCAAGGAGAGACTCGG aatGATTGTAGATAAGATAGACACGGATAAGGATGGGTTTGTGACGGAGGGGGAGCTGAAAGCCTGGATTAAGAAGGCCCAGAAGAAATACGTGTATGACAGTGTCGAACGCCAGTGGCAGGAGTTTGACATGAATCAAGATGGATTTATCTCCTGGGATGAGTACAGAAACGTGACATATGGCACTTACCTCG ATGACCCAGACCCTGATGATGGGTTTAATTATAAACAAATGATGGTGCGAGATGAACGACGCTTCAAGATGGCTGACAAGGATGGAGACTTGACTGCCACCAAGGAAGAGTTCACCGCCTTTCTGCACCCTGAAGAGTACGATTACATGAAAGATATAGTCGTGCAG GAAACCATGGAGGACATCGACAAGAACGGGGACGGCTACATTGATCTGGAGGAATACATAG GTGACATGTACAGCCACGACGGGGACGCCGACGAGCCTGAGTGGGTGAAAACAGAGAGGGAGCAATTCGTGGAATTCAGAGACAAGAACCGCGACGGCAAAATGGACAAGGAGGAAACCAAAGATTGGATCCTTCCTTCGGATTACGACCATGCCGAGGCGGAAGCGCGGCACCTCGTCTACGAATCCGACCAGAACAAG GACGGCAAGCTGACCAAAGAGGAGATCGTGGAGAAGTACGACTTGTTTGTGGGGAGTCAGGCCACAGACTTCGGGGAGGCCTTGGTGCGACACGATGAATTTTAA